One stretch of Alcaligenes faecalis DNA includes these proteins:
- a CDS encoding vWA domain-containing protein, whose amino-acid sequence MLLDFFYHLRERGLPVSIQEHLTLLDALCKGIMPPTLDDFYHLSRLVLIKDETLYDRFDLAFGEFYQPQLEALAKDKTLPEDWLRKTLTRNLTPEQKAALEKHGLEKLLEMFKERLKEQQGRHAGGNKWIGTGGSSPFGHGGYHPEGIRIGGPSAGNRTAIKVWEKREFVDYDDQQELGTRNFKMALRRLRRFARQGAPTELDLDSTIRETARNAGMLDLQMQAERQNRVNVLMLLDIGGSMDDHIAQVEALFSAARSEFKHLEAYYFHNCVYESVWRNNSRRQSERLETWDLLRKYNEDWRIIIVGDATMSPYEIMAPGGSVEHYNKETGAAWLQRLNDHWPRVAWLNPEPQAYWPYRQSIAIIQNLMSDHMYPVTSAGLEEAMRYLSR is encoded by the coding sequence ATGTTGCTTGATTTCTTCTACCACCTGCGCGAACGCGGCCTGCCGGTTTCCATTCAGGAACACCTGACGCTGCTGGACGCCCTGTGCAAAGGCATCATGCCGCCCACGCTGGACGACTTCTATCATCTGTCCAGACTGGTGCTGATCAAGGACGAAACGCTGTACGACCGCTTTGATCTGGCCTTTGGCGAGTTCTATCAACCGCAGCTGGAAGCGCTGGCCAAAGATAAAACCCTGCCCGAGGACTGGCTGCGTAAAACCTTGACGCGCAACCTGACCCCGGAACAAAAAGCCGCGCTGGAAAAGCATGGCCTTGAAAAACTGCTGGAGATGTTCAAGGAACGCCTGAAAGAGCAGCAAGGGCGACATGCAGGTGGCAACAAATGGATTGGCACGGGCGGCTCTTCACCTTTTGGACACGGCGGCTATCACCCCGAAGGTATCCGTATCGGCGGCCCTTCTGCGGGGAACCGTACGGCCATCAAGGTCTGGGAAAAGCGCGAGTTCGTGGATTACGACGACCAGCAAGAGCTGGGCACACGCAACTTCAAAATGGCGTTGCGACGCCTGCGCCGCTTTGCCCGCCAGGGCGCCCCCACCGAGCTGGATCTGGACAGCACCATACGCGAGACAGCTCGCAACGCCGGCATGCTGGATCTGCAAATGCAGGCCGAGCGACAAAACCGCGTTAATGTGCTGATGCTGCTGGATATAGGCGGCAGCATGGATGATCACATCGCTCAGGTGGAAGCCCTGTTCTCGGCCGCGCGTTCCGAATTCAAACACCTGGAGGCCTACTACTTCCATAACTGCGTGTATGAATCGGTATGGCGGAACAACTCACGCCGCCAAAGCGAAAGGCTGGAAACATGGGACTTGCTGCGCAAGTACAACGAGGACTGGCGCATCATTATTGTGGGTGACGCCACCATGAGTCCTTACGAGATCATGGCTCCAGGCGGTTCTGTTGAGCACTACAACAAGGAAACCGGCGCAGCCTGGCTGCAAAGGCTGAACGACCACTGGCCCCGCGTTGCCTGGCTCAACCCCGAGCCGCAGGCTTACTGGCCCTACCGCCAGTCCATCGCCATCATTCAGAACCTGATGTCCGACCATATGTACCCCGTTACCAGCGCAGGGCTGGAAGAGGCGATGCGGTACTTGTCCCGCTAG
- a CDS encoding AAA family ATPase, giving the protein MTTATRFEGTDQYVATDDLKLAVNAALTLQRPLLIKGEPGTGKTLLAVEVARALGRPLLQWHIKSTTKAHQGLYEYDAVSRLRDSQLGDEKVRDIGNYIVQGTLWQAFESDEPTVVLIDEIDKADIEFPNDLLQELDRMEFHVYETRQTVTARHRPLIIITSNNEKDLPDAFLRRCFFHYIRFPERETMEQIVAVHYPNLRSDILSSALDTFFALRDVPGLKKKPSTSEFLDWLRLLLANDIPADALHELDEGLPPMAGALLKNEQDLSLMQRLAAMSQRSQRRS; this is encoded by the coding sequence ATGACTACTGCGACCCGTTTTGAAGGCACCGATCAATACGTTGCCACTGATGATTTGAAGCTGGCTGTCAACGCCGCCCTGACACTGCAACGCCCTTTGCTGATCAAAGGTGAGCCCGGTACCGGAAAAACCTTGCTGGCGGTAGAAGTGGCCCGCGCACTGGGACGCCCCCTGCTGCAATGGCACATCAAGTCCACCACTAAAGCGCATCAGGGACTGTATGAATATGACGCTGTCTCGCGTCTGCGTGATTCCCAATTGGGCGATGAAAAAGTCCGCGATATTGGCAACTACATTGTTCAAGGCACCCTGTGGCAAGCCTTCGAGTCCGACGAACCCACCGTGGTGCTGATCGACGAAATCGACAAGGCCGATATCGAGTTCCCCAATGACTTGCTGCAGGAACTGGACCGCATGGAGTTTCATGTTTACGAGACTCGCCAGACCGTTACCGCGCGTCATCGCCCCTTGATCATCATTACGTCCAATAACGAAAAAGATCTGCCCGACGCCTTCCTGCGCCGCTGTTTCTTCCACTACATTCGCTTCCCCGAACGCGAGACCATGGAACAGATTGTGGCCGTGCACTACCCCAATCTGCGCAGCGATATTCTGTCCAGCGCCCTGGACACCTTCTTTGCCCTGCGTGATGTCCCTGGCCTGAAGAAGAAACCCTCCACCTCGGAATTTCTGGATTGGCTGCGTCTGCTGCTGGCCAACGACATTCCTGCCGATGCCCTGCACGAGCTGGATGAAGGCCTGCCTCCCATGGCCGGAGCCTTGCTGAAGAACGAACAGGACTTGTCCTTGATGCAGCGCCTGGCCGCCATGAGCCAACGCAGCCAGCGCCGGAGCTGA
- a CDS encoding TolC family protein — MIKRYLLALIMGLLSGHFPAQAAPSLQPSHATRPGEPSPTVDTVSLQAQTIELTLSDAIYLGLRNNRAIRSAYLDRVAQKFSLYVAEDRFTPKLMLNSTYRSSRNQSDRLQDASLTPTASLLTPYGTRVSLGWAYHHNQAKHAGWAQNDGANIAVIQPLLRGAGKDIATAPVRQAQLAEQINRLNLKSTVSGTITQIIASYRALLQAQEQVKIMQDSLDRAHRLIEVNRALIAAGRMAEFEIVQAEAGVASQELSYEETRHQLDMTRLALLQLLALDLHTPIVAADALHAERIDIQTEQALQEALSSQPSYLSQLIAREQIAINRDVANNDQLWDVSLIAGASQARDRGSFGHSARSWNNYIGLQVEIPIGDPSRRQAQVQAEVSVNKQDIQLAEARQQLTRDVTNATRNIATRWRQYEIAQRSLELSRRKLDIEREKLAVGRSSNFQVLSFENDLRNAENSRLNALISYLNAQAELDQTLGTTLQSWDISLNDD; from the coding sequence ATGATTAAGCGTTACCTGCTTGCTCTCATCATGGGCCTCCTGTCAGGCCATTTTCCAGCCCAGGCGGCCCCCTCCTTGCAGCCCTCCCACGCGACCCGCCCAGGAGAACCATCGCCGACCGTGGATACCGTGTCGCTTCAGGCTCAAACCATAGAGCTGACGCTCAGTGATGCCATTTATCTTGGGCTACGCAATAACCGGGCGATTCGCAGCGCCTACCTGGATCGTGTTGCCCAAAAATTCAGTCTCTACGTCGCGGAAGACCGCTTCACTCCCAAGCTGATGCTGAACAGTACGTATCGCTCCAGCCGCAACCAGAGCGACCGCCTGCAAGACGCCAGTCTGACACCCACCGCAAGCTTGCTGACCCCGTATGGCACGCGTGTCAGTCTGGGTTGGGCCTATCACCACAACCAGGCCAAGCATGCTGGCTGGGCGCAGAATGACGGTGCCAATATTGCCGTGATCCAACCCTTGTTGCGGGGGGCAGGCAAAGACATTGCCACCGCCCCTGTGCGCCAGGCTCAGTTGGCCGAGCAGATCAACCGTCTGAATCTGAAGTCCACGGTTTCAGGCACCATCACCCAGATCATTGCCTCCTACCGCGCTCTGTTGCAGGCGCAGGAGCAAGTGAAGATCATGCAGGATTCACTGGATCGAGCGCATCGGCTCATTGAGGTCAACCGGGCACTGATCGCTGCAGGCCGCATGGCCGAGTTTGAAATCGTCCAGGCCGAGGCCGGTGTCGCCTCGCAAGAGCTGTCCTACGAAGAAACCCGCCATCAACTGGATATGACCCGCCTGGCCTTGCTGCAACTGCTGGCCCTGGATCTGCACACCCCTATTGTCGCGGCCGATGCGCTGCACGCGGAACGCATAGACATTCAAACCGAACAGGCCCTGCAGGAAGCGCTTTCCTCCCAGCCCTCCTACCTGAGCCAACTGATTGCTCGCGAACAAATCGCCATCAACCGGGACGTAGCCAACAACGATCAACTCTGGGATGTGTCGCTGATTGCCGGTGCCAGCCAGGCTCGTGATCGCGGCTCTTTTGGACATTCGGCTCGTAGCTGGAACAACTACATCGGCTTGCAGGTGGAGATTCCAATTGGTGATCCCAGCCGTCGTCAGGCACAGGTCCAGGCCGAGGTCAGCGTCAACAAGCAAGACATTCAGTTGGCCGAAGCCCGCCAGCAACTGACGCGCGATGTGACCAATGCCACGCGCAATATTGCCACCCGCTGGCGGCAATATGAAATTGCCCAGCGCAGCCTGGAACTGTCACGCCGCAAGCTGGATATTGAGCGCGAAAAACTGGCCGTGGGCCGCTCCAGCAACTTCCAGGTCTTGAGCTTTGAGAATGATCTGCGCAATGCCGAAAACTCCCGCCTGAACGCTTTGATCAGCTATCTGAATGCGCAGGCCGAGCTGGATCAAACCCTGGGCACCACCCTGCAAAGCTGGGACATTTCCTTGAACGATGACTAA
- a CDS encoding ABC transporter ATP-binding protein — protein MIQLQHITHHYSTGASTQAVLHDVSLSIPAGQSCALVGASGSGKSTLLNLIGLLDEPTQGRVFLNGLDQTGASSDQRAMMRNQSIGFVFQSFNLLPRLDALDNVALPLLYRGLPRQTAREAAQIQLKQVGLEQRSHHLPADLSGGQRQRVAIARALIGKPALLLADEPTGNLDSQTAEDIMALLLALNKEHHTTLIVVTHDNTIASRMARCLHMRDGRVYED, from the coding sequence ATGATTCAGCTGCAACACATTACGCACCATTATTCAACCGGTGCCTCTACCCAAGCCGTCCTGCACGATGTCAGCCTGTCCATTCCGGCTGGCCAGAGCTGTGCCCTTGTCGGTGCCTCCGGTTCAGGAAAAAGCACCCTGCTTAATTTGATTGGTTTGCTGGACGAGCCCACTCAGGGCCGCGTATTTCTGAATGGCCTGGACCAAACGGGAGCCTCTTCGGATCAGCGAGCCATGATGCGCAATCAGAGCATTGGTTTCGTGTTCCAAAGCTTCAATCTCTTGCCCCGCCTGGATGCTCTGGACAATGTGGCCTTGCCCCTGTTGTACCGTGGGCTGCCCCGCCAAACTGCTCGCGAAGCCGCCCAGATCCAGCTCAAGCAAGTTGGTTTGGAGCAGCGCAGTCACCATCTGCCTGCCGACCTGTCGGGCGGACAACGTCAACGGGTTGCCATTGCCCGTGCCCTGATCGGCAAGCCCGCCCTGTTACTGGCCGATGAACCTACCGGCAATCTGGACTCGCAAACAGCCGAGGACATCATGGCGCTGCTGCTGGCCCTGAATAAAGAGCATCACACCACGCTGATTGTGGTCACCCATGACAACACGATCGCCAGCCGTATGGCTCGTTGCCTGCATATGCGAGACGGTCGGGTGTATGAGGACTGA
- a CDS encoding c-type cytochrome, whose translation MMKLQMKRYVSFFLLASSSCLLSAAQAQDSEPIKANPEAARDKISMCIGCHGLPGYKASFPEVYHVPMIAGQGAAYIEAALKEYASGARTFPTMQAIALSLSEQDMADIAAYYAGNKP comes from the coding sequence ATGATGAAGTTGCAAATGAAGCGGTATGTCTCTTTCTTTCTTCTGGCCTCAAGCTCCTGTCTGCTGTCAGCAGCTCAGGCGCAGGATTCCGAGCCGATCAAGGCCAATCCCGAGGCAGCGCGCGACAAGATCTCCATGTGTATAGGCTGTCATGGCTTGCCTGGTTACAAGGCAAGCTTTCCCGAGGTCTATCACGTCCCCATGATTGCCGGGCAGGGGGCTGCTTATATAGAAGCAGCGCTCAAGGAGTATGCCAGCGGTGCTCGAACCTTCCCCACCATGCAAGCCATTGCGCTGAGCTTGTCCGAACAGGACATGGCGGATATTGCCGCGTATTACGCGGGCAACAAACCTTAA
- a CDS encoding efflux RND transporter periplasmic adaptor subunit, which produces MTKRMHPKPERRHSKIYLALLIVLLLIGGTWLGLRTQPAPPPLSSGTWLLIQPQTLENTLGLVGTIEPVQQATLAAPFNGLIREVLAQEGQNVAAGQTLLRLDPGQIEIQLRQAQSELLKAQRELEQLQNWDSSPDVARSKRALHAAQSSLANVQANLRDTRALFERGIVARMEVDTLTQQLQTQEQSLISAKEELRLIQARGQGEDRKIAEMSLSNAQARYQDLLRQVEQQDLKAPFAGFVIPAKSADGSKPLSLQTGLQISQGTPVLTVVGLEQIQVLTQVSEMDVQQLQIGMPVRITGDGFPGQTLQGQIASIAIQSNTTGGRGVSYDVRVAVDTPLSELKDKLRLGMSTRLTVTLWRMKDGLVIPSEALNTETDGTRSVRWRADASSPAEQIKVIPGKATLGGIQVRGLKPGEVYLPG; this is translated from the coding sequence ATGACTAAACGCATGCATCCCAAACCCGAACGACGTCATAGCAAAATCTATCTGGCTTTGCTGATCGTCCTGCTCTTGATAGGCGGGACCTGGCTGGGACTGCGCACGCAGCCGGCCCCTCCCCCTCTATCAAGCGGCACCTGGCTGCTTATTCAGCCACAGACTCTGGAAAACACCCTGGGCCTGGTGGGCACCATAGAGCCTGTTCAGCAAGCCACGCTGGCCGCCCCTTTCAATGGTCTGATCCGCGAAGTGCTGGCGCAGGAAGGCCAGAATGTGGCCGCGGGCCAAACCCTGCTGCGCCTTGATCCGGGCCAGATCGAAATCCAGCTGCGACAAGCGCAATCAGAACTTCTGAAGGCCCAACGAGAACTGGAGCAATTGCAAAACTGGGATAGCAGCCCCGACGTTGCCCGCTCCAAACGAGCACTGCATGCGGCGCAGTCCAGCCTGGCGAACGTACAGGCGAATTTGCGAGATACCCGTGCGCTGTTTGAACGTGGCATCGTCGCCCGCATGGAGGTAGATACGCTGACCCAACAACTGCAAACCCAGGAACAAAGTCTGATTTCAGCAAAAGAAGAACTACGCCTGATTCAGGCTCGCGGACAAGGCGAGGACCGCAAGATTGCCGAGATGAGCTTGAGCAATGCTCAGGCTCGCTATCAGGACTTGCTAAGACAAGTTGAACAGCAAGACCTGAAAGCCCCCTTTGCCGGATTTGTGATTCCAGCAAAGAGCGCGGATGGCAGCAAGCCCTTGAGCCTGCAAACCGGCTTGCAAATCAGCCAAGGCACACCTGTACTCACCGTGGTGGGGCTGGAGCAGATCCAGGTTCTGACACAAGTATCGGAGATGGATGTACAGCAGCTGCAAATTGGCATGCCGGTACGCATCACAGGAGATGGCTTTCCAGGACAGACCTTGCAAGGCCAGATTGCCAGCATCGCCATACAAAGCAATACCACTGGCGGTCGCGGGGTCAGTTACGACGTGCGCGTCGCCGTTGACACACCCCTCTCCGAACTGAAAGACAAGCTGCGCCTGGGGATGAGCACCCGTTTGACGGTAACGCTGTGGCGCATGAAAGACGGCCTGGTGATTCCCTCGGAGGCCTTGAACACAGAGACTGACGGGACACGCTCTGTGCGCTGGCGAGCAGACGCAAGCAGCCCGGCTGAACAGATCAAGGTCATCCCTGGAAAAGCGACTTTGGGCGGCATCCAGGTTCGGGGGCTGAAGCCTGGAGAGGTCTATCTTCCAGGCTAA
- a CDS encoding DUF2968 domain-containing protein, protein MVNLSQKTAVLLSLGGLLLLSACSSVSLVQEPERPVVAQTQEQDVEEVAPVAAPAPAPAAAPAYHNTTVAQLQQLIQARAVQELRTAYNGRFGASLLFSAESMTYYVALFQQREFWRVFKTTDESLAERMYTQYRQDTVDYAAADLERIKLQAEVAKAEKQLNESADQLTVLQNDLALQRQQEALAIAQREESRREAQALAEQEREAREQLRELQRQIKDLEQQRAGMLQRQRGR, encoded by the coding sequence ATGGTGAACCTTAGTCAGAAGACGGCGGTGTTGCTGTCCTTGGGAGGACTTCTTTTATTGTCAGCGTGCAGCTCGGTGTCTTTGGTACAGGAGCCAGAGCGGCCCGTGGTGGCACAAACCCAGGAACAGGATGTTGAAGAAGTAGCCCCGGTTGCGGCTCCGGCTCCTGCACCGGCAGCAGCCCCGGCTTATCACAACACCACCGTGGCTCAGCTGCAGCAGCTGATTCAGGCCCGTGCCGTACAAGAACTGCGTACTGCCTATAACGGTCGCTTTGGTGCCAGCCTGCTGTTCTCTGCCGAGAGCATGACTTACTACGTGGCCCTGTTCCAGCAGCGTGAGTTCTGGCGCGTCTTCAAGACCACCGACGAATCTCTGGCCGAGCGTATGTACACCCAGTACCGTCAGGACACGGTGGACTACGCCGCCGCCGATCTGGAACGCATCAAGTTGCAGGCTGAAGTTGCCAAAGCCGAAAAGCAATTGAATGAAAGCGCCGATCAGCTGACTGTGTTGCAGAACGATCTGGCTTTGCAGCGTCAGCAAGAAGCCTTGGCCATTGCCCAGCGTGAAGAGTCCCGCCGCGAAGCCCAGGCCCTGGCTGAGCAGGAACGCGAAGCCCGTGAGCAGTTGCGTGAATTGCAGCGTCAGATCAAGGATCTGGAACAGCAGCGTGCTGGTATGTTGCAGCGCCAACGCGGTCGCTAA
- a CDS encoding sigma 54-interacting transcriptional regulator, whose protein sequence is MSVSFMGNEPVLYVWEGSSDLVTRAERAMEPSSVAVMRVEPSLVLDAERHPTRHAVALVSVSVMAQGRFEQHQWLVEHAIPVIWVASEDRGYDPRFYPSAYSYTLPLSFSQAELRTLVAKLAGLTAQVEREGQGGPQPLVAVSPVMRALIAEADMYADSGASVLIHGETGVGKERIAQLLHERSSRAQGPFVPVNCGAVPEGLFEAHFFGHAKGAFTGAIGAHKGYFEQADQGTLFLDEIGDLPLHQQVKLLRVLEQRSVTRLGSTQQIPVDFRMVAATNKNLLGLVQQGQFRADLYYRLAVVELLIPNLEQRGSQEKIAIFCALLEQALECDVEDIPQWVLDAVGSMRFNGNVRELANLVERVAVMSKQFGAWESVQLRQVLERFNAPVMAPALALPEGAPILERPEPVISLSAQEQEERARIITVLDTQNWRRQDTAAVLGISRKVLWEKMRKFNIKAQDATSRV, encoded by the coding sequence ATGAGCGTCAGCTTTATGGGTAATGAACCTGTTTTATACGTCTGGGAGGGTAGCTCCGATCTGGTGACGCGTGCCGAGCGCGCCATGGAGCCCAGTTCGGTAGCGGTCATGCGCGTAGAGCCTTCCTTGGTGCTGGACGCCGAGCGCCATCCCACGCGCCATGCGGTTGCCCTGGTGTCCGTCAGCGTGATGGCCCAGGGGCGCTTTGAGCAGCACCAGTGGCTGGTTGAGCACGCCATTCCGGTGATCTGGGTAGCCTCGGAGGACCGAGGCTACGACCCGCGTTTTTACCCCTCGGCCTATTCCTATACCTTGCCACTGTCCTTCAGTCAGGCCGAGCTGCGTACTCTGGTGGCCAAGCTGGCCGGGCTGACCGCACAGGTCGAGCGCGAAGGGCAGGGTGGTCCTCAACCATTAGTAGCCGTATCGCCCGTGATGCGGGCCTTGATTGCTGAAGCGGATATGTACGCCGATAGCGGGGCCAGTGTTCTGATTCATGGTGAAACAGGCGTGGGTAAAGAACGTATTGCTCAATTGCTGCACGAGCGTTCTTCACGTGCGCAAGGGCCCTTTGTTCCGGTGAACTGCGGGGCGGTGCCTGAAGGCCTGTTTGAAGCCCATTTCTTCGGTCATGCGAAAGGGGCTTTTACAGGTGCGATCGGTGCTCATAAAGGTTATTTCGAGCAGGCGGATCAAGGCACCTTGTTCCTGGATGAAATCGGGGATTTGCCCCTGCATCAACAGGTCAAATTGCTGCGAGTACTGGAACAGCGTTCCGTGACGCGCCTGGGGTCGACGCAACAGATTCCGGTTGATTTTCGTATGGTGGCCGCTACTAATAAAAACCTCTTGGGGCTGGTGCAACAAGGCCAGTTCCGTGCGGACTTGTATTACCGTTTGGCCGTGGTTGAGCTGCTGATTCCGAATCTGGAGCAGCGAGGCTCCCAGGAAAAAATCGCCATTTTCTGCGCCTTGCTGGAACAGGCTCTGGAGTGCGATGTCGAGGATATCCCTCAATGGGTTCTGGATGCGGTGGGCAGTATGCGCTTTAACGGCAATGTGCGTGAGCTGGCTAATCTGGTGGAGCGCGTTGCTGTCATGAGCAAGCAGTTTGGGGCCTGGGAGTCGGTGCAGTTGCGACAAGTGCTGGAACGTTTCAACGCACCCGTTATGGCCCCGGCTCTGGCTTTGCCAGAAGGGGCGCCCATTCTGGAGCGGCCCGAGCCCGTTATCAGTCTGAGTGCGCAAGAGCAGGAAGAGCGCGCCCGCATCATCACGGTTCTGGATACGCAGAACTGGCGACGTCAGGATACCGCGGCCGTATTAGGGATTTCTCGTAAAGTCTTGTGGGAAAAGATGCGCAAATTCAACATAAAGGCACAAGATGCGACAAGCCGCGTTTAG
- a CDS encoding c-type cytochrome, with the protein MRKTVLLVAMGLMSVVGGQAMAAEDLAKAGGEAWKNLNCASCHGDDAKTPLNPEYPILAGQHADYLRQALMAYQRGQAGAPATSNIRKNAVMGAMANTMSQADIDSISVWLSRQPGPLSNRK; encoded by the coding sequence ATGAGAAAAACAGTCTTGCTGGTGGCAATGGGGCTGATGAGCGTAGTGGGTGGTCAGGCAATGGCTGCTGAAGATCTGGCCAAGGCAGGCGGGGAAGCCTGGAAGAATCTGAACTGCGCATCCTGTCATGGTGACGATGCGAAAACGCCCTTGAACCCGGAATATCCCATTCTGGCAGGCCAGCATGCGGATTATTTGCGGCAGGCCCTGATGGCCTATCAGCGTGGTCAGGCCGGGGCACCGGCAACGTCCAATATTCGCAAGAATGCGGTGATGGGGGCGATGGCCAACACCATGAGCCAGGCGGATATTGACAGTATTTCTGTCTGGCTGTCGCGTCAGCCCGGCCCCTTGAGCAATAGAAAGTAA
- a CDS encoding ABC transporter permease codes for MRTEPSLLHAKSAPLPDHSAYGLSAAQMLQESWSNLRLLGRRSILALLGIAIGCAAVVALSTIGHNAQQEAMQVFRNMGSDLLIATVQPSRHAPNPPDTPLQLNSSTLPQAVPSLRSVTPLILNSAEIQWHKKIDGTVILASDTTLNQALNLQVAQGRLLSDFDHQSTFAVLGAKRAAELNQLGATVEVGSSIQLGNYLFEVVGILQEQGWNPLIPVSVDHVVLLPLGGVKRLSPNLHISSVIARSYSDEPPPQAASELQSWLSQQIPGFDIQVQSPQLLVASKAQQSQLFSWLLISLSVISLLAGGIGVMNVMVMSVSERRQEIGVRMALGARAKDIGRLFLLEAVFLSIAGAVFGALLGIGAAYLFVLFSNWAAFSLSWLALPLGIGSALATGLFFGLYPALSAARLEPVRALRHD; via the coding sequence ATGAGGACTGAACCCAGCCTGCTTCATGCAAAATCTGCCCCCCTGCCCGATCACTCGGCCTACGGGCTGTCCGCAGCACAAATGCTGCAGGAGTCCTGGAGCAATCTGCGCCTGTTGGGGCGACGTTCCATTCTGGCGCTACTGGGTATTGCGATTGGCTGTGCCGCCGTCGTTGCCCTATCGACTATTGGGCACAATGCCCAGCAAGAAGCCATGCAAGTGTTCCGCAATATGGGCAGCGATCTGCTGATTGCCACCGTACAACCTTCCAGACATGCACCAAACCCGCCTGACACACCACTGCAACTCAATAGCAGCACCTTGCCACAGGCCGTACCCAGTCTGCGTAGCGTCACCCCCCTGATCCTGAACAGTGCAGAAATCCAGTGGCACAAGAAGATAGACGGAACAGTGATTCTGGCCAGCGACACCACTTTGAATCAGGCTTTGAATCTCCAGGTGGCACAAGGCCGATTGCTGAGCGACTTTGACCATCAAAGTACCTTCGCCGTATTGGGCGCCAAACGGGCGGCCGAGCTAAACCAGTTGGGTGCCACCGTAGAGGTGGGCAGCTCCATTCAGCTAGGTAATTATCTCTTTGAAGTCGTGGGGATTTTGCAGGAACAAGGCTGGAATCCGCTGATTCCCGTCTCTGTAGACCATGTCGTCCTGTTGCCTTTAGGCGGTGTAAAGCGCCTCAGCCCTAACCTGCACATCAGCAGTGTCATTGCGCGTAGCTACTCGGACGAACCACCGCCCCAGGCCGCTTCAGAACTACAGAGCTGGTTATCACAACAAATACCAGGCTTTGATATTCAGGTACAAAGCCCACAGCTGCTGGTTGCCAGCAAAGCCCAGCAGTCCCAGCTGTTCTCCTGGCTGCTGATCAGCCTGAGCGTGATCTCCCTGCTGGCCGGTGGCATAGGCGTGATGAATGTGATGGTGATGAGCGTCAGTGAACGCAGACAAGAGATCGGTGTGCGTATGGCCTTGGGAGCACGCGCTAAGGATATAGGCCGCCTGTTTTTGCTGGAGGCTGTCTTCTTGTCTATTGCAGGGGCTGTATTCGGTGCGTTGCTGGGTATAGGTGCTGCCTACTTGTTTGTGCTCTTTTCCAATTGGGCCGCTTTTTCCCTGTCCTGGCTTGCCCTGCCACTAGGGATAGGCAGTGCACTGGCCACCGGGCTGTTTTTTGGACTGTATCCTGCCTTGTCGGCAGCACGGTTGGAGCCCGTCAGGGCCTTGCGCCATGATTAA
- a CDS encoding GNAT family N-acetyltransferase, giving the protein MQTSAFSQAIAPLTLEGWGVRLEPLQLAHVELLEAAATDGELWNVRVTSVPAPGQAQDYVQKALDGLDQGHMLPFLVRDLTTDRAVGTTRYHDIIAPVARLEIGYTWYARSAQRSHINTAAKLLLLQHAFETLGAGVVGWRTDHLNFKSQQAITRLGARFDGRIRHHAMRRDGTIRDTMFYSLMAGEWPDTRAHLLDKLRQYGHVA; this is encoded by the coding sequence ATGCAAACAAGCGCTTTTTCCCAAGCCATCGCTCCCCTGACGCTGGAAGGATGGGGAGTGCGTCTGGAGCCTTTACAACTGGCGCATGTGGAATTGCTGGAAGCGGCTGCGACCGATGGCGAGCTTTGGAATGTGCGTGTGACCAGCGTCCCCGCTCCAGGCCAGGCCCAAGACTATGTGCAAAAGGCGCTAGACGGTCTGGATCAAGGCCATATGCTGCCCTTTCTGGTGCGTGACCTGACAACCGACCGAGCTGTCGGCACCACGCGCTATCACGACATTATTGCGCCAGTGGCCCGCCTGGAAATCGGCTACACCTGGTACGCTCGCAGCGCCCAGCGCAGTCACATCAATACCGCGGCCAAGCTGCTCTTGCTGCAACATGCATTCGAGACCCTGGGAGCCGGAGTCGTAGGCTGGCGCACGGACCATCTGAACTTCAAATCCCAACAAGCGATCACCCGCCTGGGGGCGCGTTTTGATGGGCGGATTCGCCACCACGCCATGCGCCGCGACGGCACGATACGCGACACCATGTTCTACAGCCTGATGGCAGGCGAGTGGCCCGATACCCGCGCCCACTTGCTGGACAAACTAAGGCAGTACGGCCATGTTGCTTGA